One part of the Humulus lupulus chromosome 9, drHumLupu1.1, whole genome shotgun sequence genome encodes these proteins:
- the LOC133799631 gene encoding uncharacterized protein LOC133799631: protein MKKTIATKVMGSDSSTALWRNLDALYGAYSKSRADETRTKIQTTHKGSSSMADYLCLKRQWVDTLSLAGDPYPNSQLIVNVFSGLDMEYLFVILQVEALFYTSWPELQDLLLGFDSKMERLVVLFGSTVASPQDLLVHTPPSSSPHKRSASQLPSGFSRGSSPNRGGGGSQSCGRGGRFSSRFNS, encoded by the coding sequence ATGAAGAAAACTATTGCTACCAAAGTCATGGGCTCTGACTCCTCCACTGCCCTTTGGCGTAACCTTGATGCGTTGTATGGTGCCTATTCTAAATCTCGGGCAGATGAGACTCGCACGAAGATACAGACTACTCACAAAGGCTCGTCTTCCATGGCCGACTATTTGTGTCTCAAACGTCAATGGGTTGATACTTTGTCTCTCGCAGGTGACCCATATCCTAATTCTCAACTTATTGTCAATGTCTTTTCTGGTTTGGATATGGAATATCTTTTTGTCATTTTGCAAGTTGAGGCTCTCTTTTATACTTCTTGGCCTGAGCTGCAGGATCTATTACTCGGTTTTGACAGCAAGATGGAACGTCTTGTTGTTCTCTTTGGTTCCACAGTGGCTTCACCTCAAGATTTGCTGGTTCACACACCTCCTTCATCTTCTCCACACAAACGTTCTGCTTCCCAGTTGCCTTCTGGTTTCTCACGGGGTTCTTCTCCAAACCGCGGAGGGGGAGGAAGTCAGTCATGTGGCAGAGGAGGTCGTTTTAGTAGTCGGTTTAATTCTTAG